From Nicotiana tabacum cultivar K326 chromosome 22, ASM71507v2, whole genome shotgun sequence, one genomic window encodes:
- the LOC107783064 gene encoding uncharacterized protein LOC107783064, with product METQAASPGLGVSLQLKDCIQELLRFTLASSVDGNLETDIALSKDYCTTLLQDDPFNPFPNFTGLSEGIPLYPLYKHLAASLYQAISSEALPSTENKLAVMHESSSLMQMEEDWASVLREKVSHLLNVLKAVDFELHVQEPYFSLLRNGEKTIEGRCAVGHYNKIEPGAFILFNKCLVLQVQDVHHYHSFREMLEAENLQELLPGVDTIEEGVQVYRKFYSEEKERSNGVLAICVEKPVSQPSICLGSMLSELSYAGVQRLLGFVCTVGTVSEALPPPASTLISSFLLPHNPNAKGSTLTDGARALSKHVNRSSDSYWGSFSGSDSNKNRVALDVISDLITHCCWINAHIVPPHGAVFEIRVANGYGARWSKDGSKFIGFLEPYMEDGHSKGWRH from the exons ATGGAAACTCAGGCAGCATCACCGGGATTAGGAGTGTCACTGCAACTGAAAGATTGCATACAAGAGCTGCTGAGATTCACACTTGCTTCCTCCGTAGACGGCAATCTTGAAACAGACATTGCTCTCTCCAAAGATTACTGCACCACCCTCTTACAGGATGATCCTTTCAACCCCTTTCCCAATTTCACTG GTCTTTCTGAAGGAATTCCATTATATCCTTTATACAAGCACCTTGCGGCATCCTTATATCAGGCTATTTCTTCTGAAGCCTTGCCAAGTACAGAAAACAAACTTGCAGTGATGCACGAATCTAGTTCTTTGATGCAAATGGAAGAAGACTGGGCTAGCGTGCTAAGGGAAAAAGTTTCTCATTTGCTAAAT GTGCTAAAAGCTGTGGACTTTGAACTCCATGTTCAGGAGCCTTACTTTTCCCTGCTTAGAA ATGGAGAGAAAACAATTGAAGGAAGATGTGCTGTTGGACATTATAATAA AATTGAACCAGGAGCTTTCATCCTCTTCAACAAATGTTTAGTTCTTCAAGTTCAG GATGTCCATCATTATCATTCATTTCGCGAGATGCTAGAAGCAGAGAATCTTCAAGAACTTCTTCCTGGAGTGGATACTATTGAAGAAG GTGTCCAAGTTTACCGGAAATTTTACTCAGAAGAGAAAGAAAGGTCAAATGGTGTTCTCGCTATCTGTGTTGAGAAGCCGGTTTCTCAGCCTTCCATTTGTCTGGGCTCCATGCTTTCT GAACTGAGCTATGCAGGTGTTCAGAGGCTTTTAGGATTTGTATGTACAGTTGGAACAGTTTCTGAGGCACTTCCGCCACCAGCATCAACTCTAATCTCATCATTTTTGCTGCCACATAATCCAAAT GCTAAAGGTTCTACATTGACTGATGGAGCGAGGGCATTGTCAAAGCATGTAAACAGGAGCAGCGACAGCTACTGGGGTAGTTTTTCTGGAAGTG ATTCCAATAAAAATAGGGTCGCCCTGGATGTGATCAGCGATTTAATAACTCATTGCTGCTGGATAAATGCGCATATTGTTCCTCCACATGGGGCTGTTTTTGAGATAAGAGTTGCTAATGGCTATGGTGCACGGTGGTCCAAAGATGGAAGTAAG TTTATAGGTTTTCTTGAGCCCTATATGGAGGATGGCCATTCAAAGGGATGGAGGCACTGA
- the LOC107783063 gene encoding uncharacterized protein LOC107783063, with translation MRKDKPPVASSSKIKFEDSDEHESSSEDEEEKEIEEELADVTFEELQRARSDGSDTVYRKFNSEGKSGRANKNRPVEMSSKKPVSRFREIIQVPKKVTRDPRFESLCGQLDEDGFKKRYNFLYEDDLPAEKEDLKKQMRKSNDPEEISELKNRIGWIDKQLKSAGLKHTEREILAEHKKKEREAAKQGKQPYYLKKSEIRQRKLVEKYKELKASGKLEAYIEKKRRKNAAKDHRYLPYRRPGEQENK, from the coding sequence ATGAGAAAAGACAAGCCACCTGTTGCAAGTTCAAGTAAAATCAAATTTGAAGACTCTGATGAACATGAATCTTCGTCTGAAgatgaggaggagaaggagaTAGAGGAGGAGCTTGCTGATGTGACCTTTGAGGAATTGCAGAGAGCACGGTCTGATGGGTCGGATACAGTGTATAGGAAGTTCAATTCTGAAGGAAAAAGTGGCCGAGCAAACAAGAACAGGCCAGTGGAGATGAGTAGCAAGAAGCCAGTGAGCAGATTTAGGGAAATTATCCAAGTCCCTAAAAAGGTTACTCGTGACCCTCGCTTTGAGTCTTTATGTGGCCAGCTTGACGAAGATGGATTCAAAAAGAGATACAATTTTCTTTACGAGGATGATCTTCCTGCAGAAAAAGAGGATCTGAAGAAACAGATGAGGAAATCAAATGATCCGGAAGAGATAAGTGAACTGAAAAATCGCATTGGTTGGATTGACAAGCAATTGAAATCGGCGGGATTGAAACACACTGAGAGGGAGATTTTGGCAGAGCataagaagaaagagagagaagctGCTAAGCAAGGGAAACAACCTTATTACCTCAAAAAATCTGAAATTCGGCAGCGCAAACTTGTTGAGAAATACAAGGAACTCAAAGCATCAGGCAAACTGGAAGCATATATCGAGAAGAAAAGGCGTAAGAATGCTGCAAAAGACCACAGATACTTGCCATATCGGCGTCCTGGCGAGCAAGAGAACAAGTGA